A genomic segment from Leptolyngbya boryana PCC 6306 encodes:
- a CDS encoding ABC transporter ATP-binding/substrate-binding protein (This model describes the ATP binding subunits of ATP-binding cassette (ABC) transporters for nitrate transport, or for bicarbonate transport, in bacteria and archaea.), with the protein MTSFVTVESLEKTFSLQGGGNYVALKGIDLEIKQGEFISLIGHSGCGKSTLLNMVAGLDLPTDGVVMLQGEQILRPGPDKMVVFQNYSLLPWMTVRQNIALAVNNVMKDLSAVERNQIVEEHIDLVGLRHAVDKPPDQLSGGMKQRVAIARALATRPKLLLLDEPFGALDALTRGNLQEQLMKICEESHVTAVMVTHDVDEALLLSDRIVMLTNGPESKIGQIMEVDIPRPRKRMEVVNHPNYYSYRSEIIYFLNQQKQIKKLRARKTTAIARHGLEKINLEIGFVPLTAAAPLIIAKEKGFFTHHGLDEVNLVRESSWRGIQDGIAGKYLDAAQMPSGMPVWLTVGGLGEPLPVVSALTMTRNGNAITLDKRFFDKGITTLAELKRMLLESVDERHTFGVVHPASMHNLLLRYWLAAGGVDPDKDLTISTIPPAQMVAQLEAGNIDGYCIGEPWNIRASLDKIGYTIATDLEIWDGHPGKVLGVREDWANTYPNTHVALVKALLEACAYCANPENHPEVQAILSQPQYLDCEMDYIGLGDGSHSTCDIKGSPRENSHPQFFGAGVNRPSRTEHLWILTQLARWGDIPFPRNWVEILERICKVSVFSIASRELELEDVSYSRGPIQLFDGTTFTAEDPIGYLNHLKIKHDVYMADIPLKAPGILAA; encoded by the coding sequence ATGACTTCCTTTGTTACTGTCGAAAGTCTTGAAAAGACCTTTTCCCTTCAAGGTGGTGGCAACTACGTTGCACTGAAGGGAATTGATTTAGAAATTAAGCAGGGCGAATTTATCTCGCTGATTGGTCACTCGGGTTGTGGTAAATCCACCTTACTGAACATGGTGGCAGGTTTAGATTTACCGACAGATGGTGTCGTGATGCTGCAAGGCGAACAAATCCTGCGCCCTGGTCCCGATAAAATGGTGGTTTTTCAAAACTACTCGCTCTTGCCTTGGATGACCGTGCGCCAAAACATTGCGCTGGCGGTTAACAATGTGATGAAAGATCTTTCAGCAGTCGAGCGGAACCAAATTGTTGAAGAACACATTGATTTAGTTGGTCTTCGACATGCCGTGGATAAGCCACCGGATCAGCTTTCTGGCGGAATGAAGCAGCGAGTCGCGATCGCACGGGCGCTGGCAACTCGTCCGAAGCTCTTACTGCTAGATGAGCCTTTCGGTGCGTTAGATGCGCTGACTCGCGGGAACTTGCAAGAACAATTGATGAAAATCTGCGAAGAGAGTCATGTGACTGCTGTCATGGTCACGCACGATGTCGATGAAGCTTTGCTGTTGAGCGATCGCATTGTCATGCTCACGAATGGACCCGAATCAAAAATCGGGCAAATCATGGAAGTAGACATTCCTCGCCCTCGCAAGCGCATGGAAGTCGTCAATCATCCCAACTACTACAGCTATCGCAGTGAAATCATTTACTTCTTGAATCAGCAAAAGCAAATCAAGAAACTGAGAGCGAGAAAAACAACCGCGATCGCTCGTCATGGCTTAGAGAAGATCAATCTTGAAATCGGATTTGTCCCGCTCACAGCTGCGGCTCCCCTGATCATTGCCAAAGAGAAAGGCTTCTTCACCCATCATGGCTTAGATGAAGTCAACTTAGTTCGTGAATCAAGCTGGCGCGGCATTCAAGATGGCATTGCTGGTAAATATTTAGATGCCGCACAAATGCCTTCTGGGATGCCTGTTTGGTTAACCGTCGGGGGATTAGGAGAACCCCTCCCTGTCGTCAGTGCTTTGACTATGACCCGAAATGGGAATGCAATTACACTCGACAAGCGATTCTTTGACAAAGGCATTACCACCTTGGCTGAGCTAAAGCGGATGCTGCTTGAGAGTGTAGATGAACGTCATACCTTTGGAGTCGTTCACCCGGCTTCGATGCACAACCTCCTCTTGCGCTACTGGCTCGCGGCAGGTGGAGTCGATCCAGATAAAGACTTAACCATTTCAACCATTCCGCCAGCGCAGATGGTTGCTCAGCTAGAAGCTGGAAACATTGATGGTTACTGTATTGGTGAACCTTGGAACATTCGGGCTTCGCTCGACAAGATTGGCTATACGATCGCAACTGACTTAGAAATCTGGGATGGTCATCCTGGTAAGGTTCTAGGCGTTCGAGAAGATTGGGCAAATACCTATCCCAACACGCACGTTGCCCTCGTCAAAGCACTGCTCGAAGCTTGTGCTTATTGTGCAAATCCAGAAAATCATCCAGAAGTTCAAGCGATTCTGTCTCAACCGCAATATCTCGATTGTGAGATGGATTACATTGGGCTTGGCGATGGCAGCCATAGTACTTGTGACATTAAAGGATCGCCGCGCGAGAACTCACACCCTCAGTTCTTTGGAGCAGGGGTCAACCGTCCCAGCCGGACAGAGCATCTTTGGATTCTGACGCAGTTGGCTCGGTGGGGCGATATTCCCTTCCCGCGGAACTGGGTGGAAATTCTAGAGCGGATTTGTAAGGTGAGTGTCTTTAGTATCGCGTCTCGTGAACTTGAACTAGAGGATGTTTCCTACAGTCGCGGACCAATTCAACTGTTTGATGGCACAACCTTTACCGCAGAAGATCCAATCGGCTATCTCAACCACCTCAAGATTAAGCACGATGTCTACATGGCAGACATTCCGCTAAAAGCTCCAGGCATTCTGGCAGCTTAA
- the ntrB gene encoding nitrate ABC transporter permease — MTIARKRSTTFPAFTWDDKTKETLDNILMPIGALFGLLALWQILTMIVPTDLPGPFKVIEETRILILYPFYDKGGTDKGLFWQVFSSLQRVAVGYTFAAVVGISLGILVGLNKRLSKGLDPIFNILRTVPPLAWVPIALAALKQNQPAALFVIFITAIWPILINTAVGVRQIPQDYNNVAQVLQLPKSEYFFKILIPSALPYIFTGLRIAIGLAWLAIIAAEIVMSGIVGIGFFIWNAYQNSQVSEIILALVYIGLVGWLLDNLMAWLQNKILPQSQR, encoded by the coding sequence ATGACTATCGCCCGGAAGCGATCTACAACATTCCCCGCCTTCACTTGGGACGACAAGACCAAAGAGACACTCGACAACATTCTGATGCCGATTGGAGCATTGTTCGGATTGCTCGCCCTTTGGCAAATTCTGACCATGATTGTGCCGACCGATTTGCCAGGGCCTTTCAAAGTCATTGAAGAAACTCGGATTTTGATTCTATACCCGTTCTATGACAAGGGTGGCACAGACAAAGGGCTATTCTGGCAAGTGTTCTCCAGCTTGCAACGGGTTGCAGTTGGCTATACGTTTGCCGCAGTGGTAGGCATTAGCTTAGGCATCTTGGTTGGATTGAACAAACGTCTTTCAAAAGGTCTCGATCCAATTTTCAACATCTTAAGAACCGTTCCACCTTTGGCATGGGTTCCGATCGCACTTGCTGCATTGAAGCAAAACCAGCCTGCTGCACTGTTCGTGATCTTCATTACTGCGATTTGGCCAATCTTAATCAACACCGCAGTGGGAGTCCGACAGATTCCGCAGGACTATAACAACGTTGCTCAAGTGCTGCAATTGCCCAAGTCGGAGTACTTCTTCAAGATTTTGATTCCCTCTGCACTGCCTTACATCTTTACTGGACTGAGAATTGCAATTGGTCTGGCTTGGTTGGCGATTATTGCAGCAGAGATTGTGATGTCCGGGATTGTGGGGATTGGCTTCTTTATCTGGAACGCTTATCAGAACAGTCAGGTGAGTGAAATCATCTTAGCCTTGGTTTACATTGGCTTAGTCGGTTGGTTGCTCGATAACCTGATGGCATGGCTTCAGAATAAGATCTTGCCGCAAAGCCAACGGTAA
- a CDS encoding CmpA/NrtA family ABC transporter substrate-binding protein produces the protein MKRFSSMSRRNFLLTAGATTASTLLLKGCLGNPPEQTTGGLQASPVANVGSAVKAGEEPEVKTVKLGYLPIVEAAPLIIAQAKGFFAKHGLTEVSLDKQANWGAARDNVKIGAGGGGIDGGQWQMPMPYLISEGIITDGAQVPMYVLAQLNTQGNGIAIASKHLGKNIGLKLADQTAFFGGLKSQGGRFKAAYTFPKANQEFWIRYWLAAGGVDPVEDVELLTVPTAQTVADMKRGAMDAFSTGDPWPARIVADKTGFIAALTGEIWKAHPEEYLAVRKDWVDKHPKATKALLKAVMEAQQWCDDFNNRTEMAKILATREYFNVPENVLIEPLMGKYNLGERTVDDKSLAVMYWKDSKGSVSYPYKSHDLWFLTESVRWGFLPQNTLDKAKEMIDKVNREDLWKQAAQELGVASADIPTSTSRGVEEFFDGVKFDPENPKAYLDSLKIKKLAA, from the coding sequence ATGAAGCGTTTTTCGTCGATGTCACGGCGCAACTTTTTATTAACAGCAGGAGCAACTACTGCTTCTACGCTCTTATTAAAAGGATGTCTAGGAAATCCCCCAGAGCAGACGACCGGTGGACTACAAGCTTCTCCCGTTGCTAATGTAGGTTCTGCCGTCAAAGCAGGCGAAGAACCTGAAGTTAAAACGGTCAAATTGGGCTATTTACCGATCGTTGAAGCAGCCCCGCTGATCATCGCTCAGGCAAAAGGTTTCTTTGCCAAGCATGGCTTAACTGAAGTTTCGCTCGATAAGCAAGCAAACTGGGGTGCAGCCCGCGATAACGTCAAAATTGGCGCAGGTGGCGGCGGAATTGATGGGGGACAATGGCAAATGCCGATGCCCTACTTGATTTCTGAAGGCATTATTACCGATGGCGCTCAAGTTCCAATGTATGTATTGGCGCAATTAAACACTCAAGGAAATGGAATTGCGATCGCAAGCAAGCACCTTGGTAAAAACATCGGCTTGAAACTCGCCGATCAAACTGCATTCTTTGGCGGTCTGAAGTCTCAAGGCGGACGTTTCAAAGCCGCTTACACCTTCCCCAAAGCAAACCAAGAATTTTGGATTCGCTACTGGCTTGCAGCAGGTGGCGTTGATCCAGTAGAAGATGTTGAGTTGCTCACCGTACCGACTGCACAAACCGTTGCCGATATGAAACGTGGTGCAATGGATGCATTCAGTACAGGCGACCCCTGGCCCGCTCGTATTGTTGCTGATAAGACTGGATTTATTGCTGCCTTGACCGGAGAAATCTGGAAAGCACACCCAGAAGAGTACCTTGCAGTTCGCAAAGACTGGGTCGATAAGCATCCTAAAGCAACCAAAGCACTGCTCAAAGCCGTGATGGAAGCTCAGCAATGGTGTGATGATTTCAACAACCGGACTGAAATGGCGAAAATCCTCGCTACCCGTGAATACTTCAACGTTCCAGAGAACGTCCTCATCGAGCCGCTCATGGGCAAATACAACTTGGGTGAGCGCACCGTCGATGACAAATCACTAGCTGTGATGTACTGGAAAGATAGCAAAGGCAGCGTGTCTTACCCTTACAAGAGCCATGATCTGTGGTTCTTAACCGAAAGTGTCCGTTGGGGCTTCCTGCCACAAAACACGCTAGACAAAGCGAAAGAAATGATTGATAAAGTCAATCGCGAAGACCTCTGGAAACAAGCTGCTCAAGAATTAGGAGTTGCTTCTGCTGACATTCCCACCAGTACATCCCGAGGCGTGGAAGAGTTCTTCGATGGCGTCAAGTTTGACCCAGAGAATCCCAAAGCTTATCTCGACAGCTTAAAGATTAAGAAGCTAGCAGCGTAG
- the petJ gene encoding cytochrome c6 PetJ: MATIVLSVVFLTTLISQPAFAADAAAGGKVFNANCAACHAGGGNAINGAKTLKKDALTANGKDTVEAIVAQVTNGKGAMPAFKGRLSDDQIQSVALYVLDKAEKGW, from the coding sequence TTGGCTACAATCGTCCTGTCTGTGGTGTTTCTAACCACATTGATCAGCCAACCTGCATTTGCGGCCGACGCAGCAGCAGGCGGAAAAGTCTTTAATGCAAACTGTGCAGCTTGTCATGCAGGCGGCGGTAACGCAATTAACGGCGCAAAAACTTTAAAGAAAGATGCGCTGACCGCAAATGGCAAAGATACAGTTGAAGCGATCGTTGCTCAAGTGACGAATGGCAAAGGTGCAATGCCCGCATTCAAAGGTCGTCTCAGCGATGACCAAATCCAATCCGTTGCACTCTACGTCTTAGATAAAGCAGAGAAAGGTTGGTAA
- a CDS encoding SpoIID/LytB domain-containing protein: protein MWRKSILEWLKQRPWLLVPCLALIPLAGVYLNQQSHSEPAPLPSPIASPLPSPIALPSPPPKLAQPVKSPAPKKTLTPVDPKQFTPEEAALNAKTKAALMASIGTVDSLIEMQVAIAMGQPSLAIAASQGATILDGEGKPIGQLSSGNSYPIQGIGDRMNFGNGQLPGMVMIQPPPNGILYLGDKPYRGRFLLAAQGGRIWVVNYINLRHYLHSVVASEVSPSWSAEALKAQAVAARSYALTYYFRRAQPLYHMGSDEYFQVYSGISREADATNRAVDQTAGEFVSYRGGIVESLYAASDDIVAEAFRGKGMSQLGALSLAEQGYNYRQILARYYPKTGIARIEQDHE, encoded by the coding sequence ATGTGGCGTAAATCGATTTTAGAGTGGCTAAAACAGCGTCCCTGGTTATTGGTTCCGTGTCTGGCGTTAATTCCGCTGGCTGGCGTTTATTTGAATCAGCAAAGTCATAGTGAACCTGCACCGCTGCCTTCTCCGATCGCATCTCCGTTGCCAAGCCCGATCGCGTTACCCTCACCTCCGCCGAAATTAGCGCAACCCGTTAAGTCTCCCGCTCCAAAAAAGACGTTAACGCCCGTTGATCCGAAGCAATTTACTCCAGAAGAAGCTGCCCTGAATGCGAAAACCAAAGCGGCATTGATGGCTTCGATTGGAACGGTTGATTCATTAATTGAAATGCAAGTTGCGATCGCAATGGGACAACCGAGTTTGGCGATCGCGGCTTCTCAAGGTGCAACGATTCTGGATGGAGAAGGAAAGCCCATCGGTCAACTTTCGTCTGGAAATTCTTATCCGATTCAGGGAATTGGCGATCGCATGAATTTCGGCAACGGACAATTACCAGGAATGGTGATGATTCAGCCCCCGCCGAACGGAATTCTCTATCTTGGAGACAAACCGTACCGAGGTCGATTTTTACTCGCGGCTCAAGGCGGAAGAATTTGGGTCGTGAACTATATTAATTTGCGACACTATTTGCATAGTGTCGTTGCCAGTGAAGTTTCACCTAGCTGGAGTGCAGAAGCGCTAAAAGCTCAAGCCGTTGCGGCGCGATCGTATGCCTTAACTTACTATTTCCGGCGTGCCCAACCGCTTTATCACATGGGGTCTGACGAATATTTTCAAGTCTATAGCGGTATCTCTAGAGAAGCAGATGCCACCAATCGGGCGGTTGATCAGACCGCAGGGGAGTTTGTCAGCTACCGCGGCGGAATTGTCGAGTCGCTGTATGCCGCATCGGATGATATTGTCGCAGAAGCCTTTCGAGGCAAGGGAATGAGCCAACTAGGAGCATTGAGCCTTGCCGAACAAGGATATAACTATCGTCAGATTTTGGCACGCTACTATCCGAAAACGGGAATTGCTCGGATTGAGCAGGATCACGAATGA
- a CDS encoding NADH-quinone oxidoreductase subunit B family protein: MPNTILIADKLHPNKQPLFENAILTTVNNLYQQIHRSELSSPECEPTCCFIKVASLLSTHKAPAHPADLLITASLVTPNFAPTLIRLYEQMPDPKFVIALGGCSPIENSLTAVGSLIPVNTYIMECPLRSQTLLNAIASLHHS; encoded by the coding sequence ATGCCAAACACAATCTTAATTGCAGACAAATTGCACCCGAACAAACAGCCTCTGTTTGAAAATGCAATCCTAACAACCGTCAACAATTTATATCAACAGATCCATCGCTCTGAACTGTCTTCGCCTGAATGTGAGCCGACTTGCTGCTTCATCAAGGTTGCATCATTGCTGAGTACCCACAAAGCACCTGCTCATCCCGCTGATTTACTCATCACAGCTAGCCTAGTCACGCCCAATTTTGCCCCGACCTTGATCCGGCTTTACGAACAAATGCCCGATCCAAAATTTGTCATCGCACTCGGAGGATGTAGCCCGATCGAGAATTCGCTCACTGCTGTAGGCAGTCTGATTCCAGTCAATACTTACATTATGGAATGCCCATTGCGATCGCAAACGCTGTTAAACGCGATCGCATCTTTGCATCATTCGTGA
- a CDS encoding Hsp20/alpha crystallin family protein encodes MLVRYWQPWREIDTFRRQFDQLLDSMAPMTHEPTDWTPAVELKDTGHEFVLRAQLPGIDAKDLDVQVTKDAVSLAGEHRQESKTEEGGFFRSEFRYGKFQRVIPLPVEVKNDQVKAEFKDGILSLILPKVDQVKTVKLNLADATGAIAGTPEPTNA; translated from the coding sequence ATGTTAGTTCGTTACTGGCAACCCTGGCGAGAAATCGATACATTCCGTCGCCAATTTGACCAATTGCTTGATTCGATGGCTCCGATGACCCATGAGCCGACTGACTGGACTCCTGCAGTCGAATTAAAAGATACAGGTCATGAGTTTGTTCTCCGCGCCCAACTCCCTGGCATTGACGCAAAGGATCTTGATGTTCAGGTGACCAAAGATGCGGTTTCGTTAGCAGGTGAGCATCGCCAAGAATCAAAGACCGAAGAAGGTGGATTCTTTAGAAGCGAATTCCGCTATGGTAAGTTTCAACGAGTCATTCCTCTTCCAGTTGAAGTGAAGAATGATCAAGTCAAAGCTGAGTTCAAAGATGGAATTTTGAGCTTGATCTTGCCGAAAGTTGATCAAGTCAAGACTGTGAAGTTGAATTTGGCAGATGCCACAGGCGCGATCGCAGGGACACCTGAACCGACCAACGCATAG
- a CDS encoding GlsB/YeaQ/YmgE family stress response membrane protein, which yields MNIIAWALLGIVAGAIAKLLYPGRQGGGILSTMILGIAGAMLGGSLFSLITGGGKIAISVFSLPSLIVAILGAMIAIFLWGLVTRSAS from the coding sequence GTGAACATTATTGCTTGGGCATTACTTGGAATTGTCGCTGGCGCGATCGCGAAGCTGCTTTATCCCGGTCGCCAAGGCGGCGGCATTCTCAGCACCATGATTTTGGGAATTGCAGGCGCAATGCTAGGAGGTAGCTTATTCTCGCTGATCACGGGCGGCGGTAAGATCGCCATCTCGGTATTTAGCCTACCGAGCTTAATTGTGGCAATTCTGGGTGCAATGATTGCAATCTTCTTGTGGGGATTAGTCACTCGCAGCGCTTCTTAA
- a CDS encoding CHASE2 domain-containing protein, with protein MRQWVRVSLSTIATATAVLGMQLAGAFQQLELMVLDQWFRARLLEPVDSRLVIVTIDESDFNSLRQYPISDELLAELLTKIQRQKPRVVGMDLYRNLPVEPGHAALQKVYSQMSNLIGIEKTISGNNFPSVDPPPILRQRNQIAASDIVLDHDGKVRRNLLSLRVNKLWGKDSRTLETLGTRLALEYLKAEGITPKPISGTSQIQLGRARLEALSPTTGGYVRADTGGFQLMANFRNLRQRFTSVSFNDVLQDRVPAGLMQDRIVVIGSIAESLNDRFFTPYSQTAQMTSAGVEVHADFSSQLISAAIEGRPLLRGVPAGVGGAWLLIWLGGGAVLGWRVKSLRLALILAVGVTLSGIAGTYLLFLAGWWMPIVAPILGMKLVALTMRMHLVWRSLSESHDMLQHYAKTLEQKVEERTQALKQQNLELMQAKQEAEAADRAKTTFLANVNHELRTPLSIILSSSELMGYDKSLAPKQKERLTMITQSVQHLLDLINGVLELAKLEANAETVELQAVSIPQMLHSLEELYQPQAIARDLTLTLHCDQEVPEWVQTDECKLRQVLMNLLTNALKFTQQGAISLRVLWIEASRLRFEVEDTGIGIAPHEMQSLFKPFMQTESGRRSGQGSGLGLSISQQLLQLLGSKLQVHSTLQVGTMFWFDLDAEFVTSAESDASASEVAITHLELRDRLGA; from the coding sequence GTGCGGCAGTGGGTAAGAGTTAGTCTCAGCACGATCGCAACAGCAACAGCAGTTCTCGGAATGCAGCTTGCTGGCGCATTCCAGCAATTGGAGTTAATGGTGCTCGATCAATGGTTTCGGGCACGTCTCTTAGAACCTGTCGACTCCCGGTTGGTCATCGTCACGATCGACGAATCTGACTTTAATTCACTCAGACAATACCCAATTTCAGATGAACTCCTGGCTGAGTTGCTCACCAAGATTCAGCGCCAAAAGCCACGAGTCGTGGGAATGGATCTGTATCGAAATCTGCCTGTTGAACCTGGACATGCCGCCTTGCAAAAGGTTTACAGTCAAATGTCCAATCTGATTGGCATTGAGAAGACGATCAGCGGCAACAACTTTCCTTCCGTTGATCCCCCGCCTATCCTGCGTCAGCGCAATCAAATTGCAGCGAGCGATATTGTTCTCGATCACGATGGCAAAGTGCGGCGCAACCTGCTTTCGCTGAGAGTCAATAAGCTATGGGGAAAAGATTCGCGGACGCTGGAAACCTTGGGAACTCGCTTGGCGCTAGAGTATCTCAAAGCAGAAGGCATTACGCCAAAACCGATCTCCGGAACATCTCAGATCCAACTCGGGCGCGCCCGCTTGGAAGCTTTGTCGCCGACAACTGGGGGGTATGTTCGCGCGGACACGGGTGGATTTCAGCTGATGGCGAATTTTCGCAATCTGAGGCAGCGCTTTACCTCGGTTAGTTTTAACGATGTGCTACAAGATCGGGTTCCCGCCGGATTGATGCAAGATCGCATCGTGGTGATTGGGTCGATCGCAGAAAGTCTTAACGATCGCTTTTTTACCCCCTATTCGCAAACGGCTCAAATGACTTCAGCAGGCGTTGAAGTGCATGCAGATTTCTCCAGCCAGTTGATTAGCGCTGCGATCGAGGGCAGACCACTTTTACGAGGGGTTCCGGCTGGAGTCGGGGGCGCTTGGTTGTTAATTTGGCTTGGGGGCGGTGCGGTCTTAGGGTGGCGAGTAAAATCGTTGCGATTGGCACTGATATTAGCCGTTGGCGTTACGTTAAGCGGCATTGCTGGAACGTATCTTTTATTTTTGGCAGGCTGGTGGATGCCGATCGTCGCTCCAATTTTGGGAATGAAATTGGTCGCGTTAACCATGCGGATGCATTTAGTTTGGCGATCGCTCTCTGAATCTCATGACATGCTGCAACATTATGCAAAAACTTTAGAACAGAAAGTCGAAGAGCGCACCCAAGCTTTAAAGCAACAGAATCTTGAATTGATGCAGGCAAAACAAGAAGCCGAAGCTGCTGATCGAGCTAAAACAACGTTCCTTGCCAATGTAAATCATGAGTTGCGCACGCCACTGTCCATTATTCTCAGCAGCAGCGAATTGATGGGTTACGATAAATCGCTTGCACCGAAACAGAAAGAGCGATTGACGATGATTACTCAAAGTGTGCAGCACCTTTTAGATTTGATCAACGGTGTTTTAGAGTTGGCAAAACTCGAAGCGAATGCAGAAACTGTCGAGTTGCAAGCCGTGTCGATTCCCCAGATGTTGCACAGTTTAGAAGAACTCTATCAACCTCAAGCGATCGCGCGCGATTTAACCCTAACGCTGCACTGCGATCAAGAGGTTCCAGAGTGGGTACAAACTGACGAATGCAAGTTACGGCAAGTCTTAATGAATCTTCTGACCAATGCACTGAAGTTTACTCAACAAGGTGCTATTTCTCTGCGCGTCTTATGGATAGAAGCATCGCGATTGCGCTTTGAAGTCGAAGATACTGGGATTGGAATTGCGCCGCACGAGATGCAGTCGTTGTTTAAACCATTTATGCAAACCGAGTCAGGGCGCAGATCTGGACAAGGTTCTGGCTTAGGCTTATCCATTAGCCAACAATTACTCCAGCTACTTGGCTCCAAGCTCCAAGTTCACAGTACTCTGCAAGTTGGGACTATGTTTTGGTTTGATCTGGATGCAGAATTCGTCACGTCTGCCGAAAGCGATGCTTCTGCCTCCGAAGTTGCAATCACTCACTTAGAATTACGCGATCGCCTCGGTGCATAA
- the moaA gene encoding GTP 3',8-cyclase MoaA: MNQVDYLRISLVDRCNFRCQYCMPEGSDLAYVLQQDLLTQAELLTLLREVFIPVGFTRFRLTGGEPLIRPGVVEIVSAIAQFPETKDLSMTTNAFLLESMAQDLYDAGLRRINISLDSLVPEIFDQIIGHRGKSRWQQVWDGIQAAHRIGFSPLKLNVVVIPGVNDHEVLELAALSLDREWHVRFIEFMPIGNDQLFQQQGWIDSETIRQQIRERWGLTEASVKGNGPADVFRIPGAKGTLGFISQMSECFCDRCNRMRLSADGWLRPCLLNEIGQIDLRSQLRSGVSTQALREQVSELLGLKPEINYKQRDSGTTGKYHRTMSQIGG, from the coding sequence ATGAACCAAGTTGATTATCTACGAATTAGTTTAGTTGATCGCTGTAATTTCCGGTGCCAATATTGTATGCCGGAAGGAAGTGACTTAGCGTATGTATTGCAGCAAGATCTGTTGACTCAGGCGGAGTTGCTGACATTGCTGCGAGAGGTGTTTATTCCAGTTGGGTTTACACGATTTCGGCTGACGGGGGGAGAGCCTTTGATTCGTCCGGGAGTCGTCGAGATTGTCAGCGCGATCGCACAATTTCCTGAAACCAAAGACTTGTCGATGACGACCAATGCCTTCTTACTAGAGTCGATGGCGCAGGATCTCTATGATGCAGGATTGAGAAGAATCAACATTAGTTTAGATTCACTCGTTCCAGAAATCTTTGATCAAATTATTGGTCATCGAGGTAAGTCTCGTTGGCAGCAGGTTTGGGATGGAATTCAAGCCGCGCATCGGATTGGATTTAGTCCTTTGAAGCTGAATGTTGTGGTGATTCCAGGTGTGAATGATCATGAAGTGCTAGAGTTAGCAGCTCTGAGTCTTGATCGAGAATGGCATGTGCGATTTATTGAGTTCATGCCGATTGGGAATGATCAATTGTTTCAGCAACAGGGTTGGATCGATTCAGAAACCATTCGTCAACAGATTCGAGAACGCTGGGGATTAACAGAAGCGAGTGTGAAAGGAAATGGTCCAGCGGATGTGTTTCGGATTCCAGGGGCGAAGGGGACGTTGGGATTTATTAGTCAAATGTCGGAATGTTTTTGCGATCGCTGTAATCGAATGCGATTATCTGCCGATGGTTGGCTCCGCCCTTGTTTGCTCAATGAGATCGGACAGATTGATTTGCGATCGCAACTGCGATCGGGCGTTTCGACTCAAGCACTGCGCGAGCAGGTCAGTGAACTTTTAGGGCTGAAGCCTGAGATTAACTACAAACAGCGTGATTCGGGCACCACTGGGAAGTATCACCGCACGATGTCGCAGATTGGAGGTTGA
- a CDS encoding adenine phosphoribosyltransferase, translated as MTDLLPVLPIMDLKPFIREIPDFPKPGILFRDITTLLQNPAGLRATIELFEEKCSHLNPDYIVGMESRGFIFGAPLAYRMNIGFVPVRKPGKLPAAVHSVEYELEYGTDTLEMHQDAVQPGSRILIVDDLIATGGTAGATAKLVQQIGCELVGCAFLIELKELQGRDRLPQVPIVTLVEY; from the coding sequence ATGACTGACCTTCTTCCAGTCTTGCCCATTATGGATCTCAAACCCTTCATCCGCGAAATTCCAGATTTTCCCAAACCCGGTATTCTGTTCAGAGACATTACAACTTTATTACAAAATCCAGCCGGACTAAGAGCCACGATCGAGCTATTTGAGGAAAAATGTTCTCACCTCAATCCTGACTACATCGTGGGCATGGAATCGCGAGGGTTTATTTTCGGCGCACCCTTGGCTTACCGAATGAATATCGGATTTGTGCCTGTCCGTAAGCCTGGAAAACTGCCCGCTGCGGTGCATTCCGTTGAATACGAATTGGAATATGGGACAGACACCTTAGAGATGCATCAAGACGCGGTACAGCCTGGAAGCCGCATCTTAATTGTGGACGATCTGATTGCCACGGGCGGAACCGCAGGTGCAACGGCAAAACTGGTTCAACAAATTGGGTGTGAATTAGTCGGCTGTGCGTTTTTGATTGAATTAAAAGAATTGCAAGGACGCGATCGCTTGCCGCAAGTTCCGATCGTTACGCTCGTCGAATACTAG